One window of Bacillota bacterium genomic DNA carries:
- a CDS encoding polysaccharide deacetylase, translating into MRPMGRVVFRTVQAARLGKALTLVLAAVLLAAAWRLDAGEEAVPVAAPARPRPLRMHEPVYAVPVAERLVALTFNVDWGTEFVPGLLDVLDARGVRATFFPTGRWAEAEPELVREIARRGHELGNHGYRHDHPKQLNDAALRDHIVRTQRLLRELTGAETRLYAPPYGEVDARIARIAAEAGHWTIMWTLDTIDWQRPQPETIVRRVVPRVQPGAIILMHPTEPTLAALPHILERLLAEGWRFVPVGTLLERAGAFAP; encoded by the coding sequence ATGCGTCCGATGGGTCGCGTCGTGTTCCGTACCGTGCAGGCTGCACGGCTGGGCAAGGCGTTAACGCTTGTGCTGGCGGCCGTGTTGTTGGCCGCGGCGTGGCGATTGGATGCCGGGGAGGAAGCGGTGCCCGTGGCGGCGCCGGCGCGCCCGCGGCCGCTGCGCATGCACGAACCGGTATACGCCGTGCCCGTGGCTGAGCGGCTGGTGGCGCTGACGTTCAACGTCGACTGGGGTACGGAGTTCGTGCCGGGGCTGCTGGACGTCTTGGACGCGCGCGGCGTCAGGGCCACGTTCTTCCCGACGGGCCGCTGGGCCGAGGCAGAGCCGGAACTGGTGCGCGAGATCGCCCGCCGCGGCCACGAGCTGGGCAACCACGGCTATCGCCACGACCACCCCAAGCAGTTGAACGACGCCGCCTTGCGAGACCACATCGTGCGCACGCAGCGGCTGCTCCGGGAGCTGACCGGCGCCGAGACCCGGCTCTACGCGCCGCCCTACGGCGAAGTGGATGCCCGCATCGCACGCATCGCCGCGGAAGCCGGCCACTGGACGATTATGTGGACGCTGGACACCATCGACTGGCAGCGGCCGCAGCCGGAAACCATCGTGCGGCGCGTCGTGCCGCGCGTGCAGCCCGGGGCCATCATTCTCATGCATCCCACGGAGCCGACGCTGGCCGCCTTGCCGCACATCCTCGAGCGGCTGCTGGCGGAGGGCTGGCGCTTTGTTCCCGTCGGGACGCTGCTGGAACGGGCCGGCGCGTTCGCACCCTGA
- a CDS encoding helicase, with protein sequence MARGERTQQEIVHPGEQAAAWLAPGGPVARFLAGYEARPQQLEMARLVGTVLAESGVGIIEAGTGTGKSLAYLAPAAAYARAAGKRVIVSTHTINLQEQLLTKDVPLLQRALADAAPFRAAVLKGWTNYVCWLRLEHAGDGQLTLFGGEGEQLRLLRRWAEEGGHGGSRDELPFPVADTVWEDVQAEPDTCVRSACPFFEDCFVFRARRRAQEADIVIANHHLVCADAAIRRQLGWDTDIGVLPSYGHIIFDEAHHLEDVATDHFGLHFTRTRIQRLLSRIMGTRGLLKRVQHALAAGPESQAARQVADLCWRAVPEASAAVHDAAEGLFEYLAALAREADPSGEGAGQGEEALELSPGQIESRAWRPAADALEQLGSALKSLAEAVHAWRSGDAEGELLAKEAEALSRRAVNAAGDLVELADAADGRYVYWLERTGARRAEYGLRAAPVEAGELLQDALFRHVKAAVLTSATLSAGDDFGYFKERVGLAGLAQPVVEASIPSPFDYQAQVLLGMPDDLPSPDEARFEPAFAAALLRWLEASAGRAFVLFTSYRMLEAVYDQVAEPLRRRGLLLLRQGDESRTLLLQRFRAGPRAVLFGTDSFWEGVDVPGDALSLVVIARLPFRVPTDPVEKARAEAVAARGGDPFAEYSLPRAVMKFRQGFGRLIRTKTDKGAVVIADVRVHQRSYGRRFLAALPPCRTLQADSAALAAALKAWLSPAR encoded by the coding sequence TTGGCGCGGGGAGAACGGACGCAACAGGAAATCGTTCATCCGGGCGAGCAGGCGGCGGCATGGCTGGCGCCCGGCGGTCCCGTAGCTCGTTTCCTGGCCGGGTATGAAGCCAGGCCGCAGCAGCTGGAGATGGCGCGGCTGGTAGGTACGGTGCTGGCCGAAAGCGGCGTCGGCATCATCGAAGCCGGCACCGGCACCGGCAAGTCGCTGGCGTACCTGGCGCCGGCGGCGGCCTATGCGCGGGCGGCGGGAAAGCGGGTCATCGTCTCCACCCACACCATCAACCTGCAGGAACAGCTGCTTACCAAAGACGTTCCGCTGCTGCAGCGGGCGCTGGCGGACGCGGCGCCGTTTCGCGCCGCCGTGCTCAAGGGCTGGACGAACTATGTCTGTTGGCTGCGGCTCGAACACGCCGGTGACGGCCAGCTGACGCTGTTCGGCGGGGAGGGGGAGCAGCTGCGGCTCTTGCGCCGGTGGGCCGAGGAAGGGGGGCACGGCGGCTCCCGCGACGAGCTGCCCTTTCCCGTGGCCGACACCGTGTGGGAGGACGTGCAGGCGGAACCCGATACCTGCGTCCGCAGCGCTTGTCCGTTTTTCGAGGACTGTTTTGTGTTCCGCGCCCGCCGCCGGGCACAAGAAGCCGACATCGTCATCGCCAACCACCATCTGGTCTGCGCGGACGCGGCCATTCGCCGCCAGTTGGGCTGGGACACCGACATCGGCGTGTTGCCGTCCTACGGCCACATCATCTTCGACGAGGCGCACCACCTGGAGGACGTAGCCACCGACCACTTCGGCCTGCACTTCACGCGCACGCGCATCCAGCGCCTGCTGAGCCGCATCATGGGCACCCGGGGCCTGCTGAAGCGGGTGCAGCACGCTCTGGCTGCAGGTCCCGAGAGCCAGGCGGCGCGGCAAGTGGCCGATTTGTGCTGGCGCGCGGTGCCCGAGGCGTCGGCGGCCGTGCACGACGCCGCGGAGGGGCTGTTCGAGTACTTGGCGGCGCTGGCGCGGGAGGCCGACCCGTCCGGCGAAGGAGCAGGCCAAGGCGAGGAGGCGCTGGAGCTGTCACCCGGGCAAATCGAGTCCCGCGCGTGGCGGCCCGCGGCGGACGCGCTGGAGCAGCTGGGTAGCGCGCTGAAGAGCCTGGCCGAGGCCGTCCACGCTTGGCGGTCGGGCGACGCGGAGGGTGAACTGTTGGCGAAAGAGGCCGAGGCGCTGTCCCGGCGCGCCGTGAACGCGGCGGGCGACTTGGTGGAGCTCGCGGACGCAGCCGACGGGAGGTACGTGTACTGGCTGGAGCGGACGGGGGCGCGGCGCGCCGAGTACGGGCTGCGGGCAGCGCCGGTCGAGGCTGGAGAGCTGCTGCAGGACGCGCTGTTCCGTCACGTGAAGGCGGCCGTCCTCACGTCGGCCACGCTTTCGGCCGGCGACGACTTCGGCTATTTCAAGGAACGCGTGGGCCTCGCCGGCTTGGCCCAGCCCGTCGTCGAAGCGAGCATTCCGTCGCCTTTCGACTACCAGGCGCAGGTGCTGCTGGGGATGCCGGACGATTTGCCGTCGCCGGACGAGGCGCGCTTCGAGCCGGCGTTCGCCGCCGCGCTGCTGCGCTGGCTGGAGGCCAGCGCAGGGCGCGCCTTCGTCTTGTTTACTTCCTACCGCATGCTGGAGGCCGTGTACGACCAGGTGGCGGAGCCGCTGAGACGCCGCGGTTTGTTGCTCCTGCGCCAGGGAGACGAGAGCCGGACGCTGCTGCTGCAAAGGTTCCGCGCCGGGCCCCGGGCGGTGCTGTTCGGCACCGACAGCTTTTGGGAAGGGGTGGACGTGCCGGGTGACGCCTTGTCGCTGGTCGTCATCGCCCGCCTTCCTTTCCGGGTGCCCACCGACCCCGTGGAGAAAGCGCGCGCCGAGGCAGTGGCCGCGCGCGGGGGCGATCCGTTCGCCGAGTATTCACTGCCGCGCGCCGTTATGAAGTTCCGGCAAGGTTTCGGGCGCCTGATTCGCACGAAGACGGACAAAGGGGCGGTGGTCATCGCCGACGTGCGCGTGCACCAGCGCTCGTACGGCCGGCGCTTCCTGGCCGCCTTGCCTCCTTGCCGCACGCTGCAGGCGGACAGCGCGGCGCTGGCCGCGGCGCTGAAAGCGTGGCTGTCCCCCGCGCGCTAG
- a CDS encoding glycosyl transferase has protein sequence MNTVSVVIPAFNEAERLPTTLAALHGLPRLSEVIVVDDGSTDDTAEAARRAGARVVRLAQNRGKGAALQAGTAAARGDVLLLLDADVGETAGEARKLLEPVLRGEADLVIGAFPRQEGPSGFGLAERAARWWLRRLTGRELTSPLSGQRALTRQVLEAVGGFAAGFGAEAALTVDAVRAGFRVLEVPVAMRHRKTGRTVRGFWHRARQLLHVARALIPRRRQGAARTP, from the coding sequence GTGAACACCGTGAGCGTGGTCATTCCGGCCTTCAACGAAGCCGAGCGCCTGCCGACTACGCTGGCCGCGCTTCACGGGCTGCCGAGGCTTTCAGAGGTTATCGTCGTCGACGACGGTTCGACGGACGACACCGCCGAGGCGGCCCGCCGTGCCGGCGCGCGGGTCGTCCGCCTCGCGCAAAACCGCGGGAAAGGGGCGGCGCTGCAGGCGGGCACGGCGGCCGCGCGCGGCGACGTGCTGCTCTTGTTGGACGCGGATGTGGGCGAGACGGCCGGCGAAGCCCGCAAGCTGCTGGAGCCCGTCTTGCGGGGCGAGGCGGACTTGGTCATCGGCGCTTTTCCCCGTCAGGAAGGGCCGTCGGGGTTTGGTCTTGCGGAACGCGCCGCCCGCTGGTGGCTGCGGCGCCTGACGGGCAGGGAGCTGACCAGCCCCCTATCCGGGCAGCGGGCGCTGACACGGCAGGTGCTGGAGGCGGTGGGCGGCTTCGCCGCCGGATTTGGCGCGGAGGCGGCGCTGACGGTGGACGCCGTGCGGGCGGGCTTCCGGGTGCTGGAGGTTCCCGTCGCGATGCGCCACCGGAAAACGGGGCGCACAGTGCGTGGCTTCTGGCACCGCGCCCGGCAGCTGCTGCACGTGGCGCGGGCGCTGATCCCGCGCCGGCGCCAAGGAGCGGCGAGAACCCCGTGA
- the spo0A gene encoding sporulation transcription factor Spo0A yields MMRLVIVDSDRDFSAKVVEEARRTGDIDVAAVLHEDQGAVETVRRCGANLVLVQLSSPSVDGAALVRRLRKEAVPSTIFVMATAAEETLLTRTVELGADYCVIRPFDVPTLLRRMRQFARPGPAALAAGDEFEQEQVVTAIVQRLDALGVPRHFKGYQYLVDAIRLVVYDVTLLHTVTKELYPSVARRHNTSSERVERAIRNAIEVTMTRGNLDQIHRAFGYLLDGKKGKPTNSSFIGRLADQVRLQLRVG; encoded by the coding sequence ATGATGCGACTCGTCATCGTCGACAGCGATCGCGACTTCTCCGCCAAGGTCGTCGAAGAGGCCCGGCGAACGGGCGACATCGACGTGGCGGCGGTGCTGCACGAGGATCAGGGTGCCGTTGAGACGGTGCGGCGCTGCGGCGCGAATTTGGTCCTGGTGCAGCTGTCGTCGCCGTCGGTGGACGGCGCGGCGCTGGTCCGCCGGCTGCGCAAGGAAGCGGTGCCCAGCACGATTTTCGTCATGGCTACGGCCGCGGAAGAAACGCTGTTGACGCGCACCGTGGAGCTGGGCGCCGATTATTGCGTGATTCGGCCTTTCGACGTCCCCACGCTGCTGCGGCGCATGCGGCAGTTCGCCCGGCCCGGTCCCGCGGCGCTGGCCGCGGGCGACGAATTCGAGCAGGAACAGGTAGTCACCGCCATCGTCCAGCGGCTGGATGCGCTGGGCGTGCCGAGGCACTTCAAAGGATACCAGTACCTGGTTGACGCCATTCGCCTGGTGGTGTACGACGTCACCCTGCTGCACACCGTCACCAAGGAGCTGTACCCCTCGGTGGCCCGCCGGCACAACACATCGTCGGAGCGGGTCGAGCGCGCAATCCGCAACGCCATCGAAGTGACCATGACCCGCGGCAATCTGGACCAAATTCACCGCGCCTTCGGCTACCTGCTGGACGGCAAGAAAGGCAAGCCTACCAATTCTTCGTTTATCGGCCGCCTGGCTGACCAGGTGCGCTTGCAGCTGCGCGTCGGCTAG
- the spoIVB gene encoding SpoIVB peptidase: MRTVLAGTLATSGRWLPGCREACTVRQGRVFFRRALWAAVLVWALLVGSEVRSAFHLPAHVLLLPGQEWGVDVGRWLTVVDGSAGQLSIEASGERGLLVKGRQLGSGRIQLRLFGLFPLRSVEVNVVPQLSVVPGGQAIGVLLSSQGLVIAQTTPVVDAEGTVRYPAREAGLLAGDILVEVGGQQVRSAEQVQEIVDGLARRGEPVPVVVLREGARLRRTVQPVPVTVQQGGVPMTVYRLGLRLERPAAGVGTLTFYEPTQLRFAGLGHMITDGFNNRVEVSDGRIVEATIQGIQQGARGFPGEKIGVFDASRGEMGVIEKNTPYGIYGVLHEPPRHGYIDYPVPVALAHEVKPGDAVMLTVVDGQAVEAYRLRILQVLPHRRHDGRGLVIQVTDERLLEATRGIIQGMSGSPILQNGKLVGAVTHVFVNDPTRGYGILAEWMAYEAGILQEAAENVEESPFIR; the protein is encoded by the coding sequence ATCCGGACTGTCCTTGCGGGCACGCTAGCAACCAGCGGCCGATGGCTGCCGGGTTGTCGGGAGGCGTGTACCGTGAGGCAAGGTCGCGTGTTCTTTCGCCGCGCGCTGTGGGCGGCGGTTCTCGTCTGGGCGTTGCTGGTCGGCAGCGAAGTCCGCAGCGCGTTTCATCTGCCGGCCCACGTGCTGCTCCTGCCGGGCCAGGAGTGGGGGGTAGACGTCGGGCGGTGGCTCACCGTCGTCGACGGCTCGGCGGGCCAGCTTTCCATCGAGGCGAGCGGCGAGCGCGGCCTGTTGGTGAAAGGACGCCAGCTGGGCAGCGGGCGCATCCAGCTGCGCTTGTTCGGCCTGTTTCCCTTGCGCAGCGTGGAGGTCAACGTTGTCCCGCAGCTGTCCGTCGTGCCGGGCGGCCAGGCCATCGGCGTGTTGCTCAGTTCCCAAGGCCTCGTCATTGCCCAGACGACGCCCGTCGTCGACGCCGAGGGCACGGTGCGGTATCCCGCCAGGGAAGCGGGCTTGCTGGCGGGCGACATCTTGGTGGAAGTGGGCGGCCAGCAGGTCCGTTCAGCCGAGCAGGTGCAAGAAATCGTCGACGGGCTGGCGCGGCGGGGCGAGCCGGTGCCCGTGGTGGTGCTGCGGGAAGGGGCGCGCCTGCGGCGCACGGTGCAGCCCGTTCCCGTCACGGTGCAGCAAGGCGGCGTTCCTATGACCGTTTACCGCTTGGGGCTGCGGCTGGAGCGGCCGGCGGCGGGAGTCGGCACGTTGACCTTTTACGAACCGACCCAGTTGCGCTTTGCCGGACTGGGGCACATGATTACCGACGGCTTCAACAACCGGGTCGAGGTGAGCGACGGCCGCATCGTGGAGGCGACGATTCAAGGCATTCAGCAGGGCGCCCGCGGGTTTCCGGGGGAGAAGATCGGCGTCTTCGACGCAAGCCGCGGCGAGATGGGCGTCATCGAAAAAAACACCCCGTACGGCATTTACGGCGTTTTGCACGAACCGCCGCGTCACGGGTACATCGACTACCCTGTGCCGGTCGCGCTGGCGCACGAAGTGAAACCGGGCGACGCGGTGATGTTGACCGTCGTCGACGGTCAGGCGGTGGAAGCGTACCGCCTGCGGATACTGCAAGTGCTGCCGCACCGGCGCCACGATGGGCGCGGCCTGGTCATTCAGGTGACGGACGAGCGGCTGCTGGAAGCGACGCGGGGCATTATCCAGGGGATGAGCGGCAGTCCCATTTTGCAGAACGGCAAGCTGGTCGGCGCGGTGACGCACGTGTTCGTCAACGACCCGACGCGCGGCTACGGCATTCTGGCGGAGTGGATGGCGTACGAAGCGGGAATCTTGCAAGAGGCGGCGGAAAACGTGGAGGAGTCGCCTTTCATTCGCTGA
- the recN gene encoding DNA repair protein RecN produces MSALLLELHIRDFALIDRLDIRFAPGLNVLTGETGAGKSIVVDALQTVIGGRARADLVRTGREAACIEAVFELAEDSPAYRLLAEMDLLDDADPSLLLLRRDVYGNGRSRCRINGHPVTVAQLAALGELLVDIHGQHDHQSLLRPATQLQLLDAFGGEELLRLRAEFERVWRRLQAARRELAELAASERERARRIDLLRFQVNEIDAAALQPDEEEKLEAQRRRLAHLERLQVETARVYAALYEGGDGAPAAADLLADALNTVQSLAQLDPALNEAARLLESADVQVREAAALLRRYGEQLETDPAALEQVQARLKLIFDLKRKYGATVADVLAFAEQLRRELAALLDSESHAEELAQEVAALEKEAAALAAALSAGRRRAAAALQQAVAAELEGLHLGPGRFVVQLDRQPADDGLLVEGGRWAAGPSGIDRVEYLLSANPGEPPRPLARVASGGELSRVALAIKRVLASVDAVPTLVFDEVDAGIGGRTAQAVAQRLAAIAASRQVICVTHLAQIATMADHHLHIEKTASEEKTTISVQPLSGEARVAEIARMLAGVLTDSTLAHAKELLALAEASKSAS; encoded by the coding sequence GTGAGCGCCTTGCTGCTGGAGCTGCACATTCGCGATTTCGCCCTCATCGACCGCCTCGATATCCGCTTCGCGCCAGGGCTGAACGTGCTGACGGGCGAGACGGGCGCCGGCAAATCCATCGTGGTCGATGCGCTACAGACCGTCATCGGCGGGCGGGCGCGGGCGGACCTGGTCCGGACGGGGCGCGAGGCGGCCTGCATCGAGGCGGTGTTTGAGCTGGCGGAAGATTCACCTGCGTATCGGCTCTTGGCCGAGATGGATCTTTTGGACGACGCGGATCCGTCGCTGCTCTTGCTCCGGCGCGACGTGTACGGCAACGGGCGTTCCCGCTGCCGCATCAACGGCCATCCGGTCACCGTGGCGCAGCTGGCCGCGCTGGGCGAACTGCTGGTGGATATTCATGGCCAGCACGATCACCAGTCGCTGCTGCGGCCGGCCACGCAGCTGCAGCTGCTGGACGCTTTCGGCGGCGAGGAGCTGCTGCGGCTGCGGGCGGAGTTCGAACGCGTGTGGCGCCGGTTGCAGGCGGCTCGCCGGGAGCTGGCCGAGCTGGCGGCCAGCGAGCGCGAACGCGCACGGCGCATCGACTTGCTGCGTTTTCAGGTCAACGAGATCGACGCGGCGGCGCTGCAGCCCGACGAGGAGGAGAAGCTGGAGGCGCAACGGCGGCGGCTGGCGCACCTGGAACGGCTGCAGGTGGAGACGGCGCGGGTGTACGCGGCGCTGTATGAAGGGGGCGACGGCGCCCCGGCGGCCGCGGACTTGTTGGCGGACGCGCTGAACACCGTGCAGTCGCTGGCCCAGCTTGACCCCGCACTGAACGAGGCGGCCCGGCTCCTCGAGAGCGCCGACGTGCAAGTGCGGGAGGCGGCGGCGCTGCTGCGGCGCTACGGCGAGCAGCTGGAAACCGATCCGGCCGCGCTGGAGCAGGTGCAGGCGCGCCTGAAGCTCATTTTCGACCTGAAGCGGAAATACGGGGCCACGGTGGCCGACGTGCTGGCGTTCGCCGAGCAGCTGCGCCGCGAGCTGGCCGCGCTGCTGGACAGCGAGTCTCACGCGGAGGAATTGGCGCAGGAGGTCGCGGCGCTGGAGAAGGAGGCCGCGGCGCTGGCGGCTGCGCTGTCGGCCGGGCGGCGCCGGGCGGCGGCCGCGCTGCAGCAAGCCGTGGCGGCCGAGCTCGAAGGGCTGCATTTGGGTCCGGGGCGCTTCGTCGTCCAGCTGGACCGGCAGCCGGCCGACGACGGGCTCCTCGTGGAAGGCGGGCGCTGGGCCGCCGGTCCGAGCGGCATCGATCGCGTCGAGTACTTGCTGTCGGCCAATCCCGGGGAACCGCCGCGGCCGCTGGCCAGAGTAGCGTCGGGCGGCGAGCTTTCGCGCGTCGCGCTGGCCATCAAGCGCGTCCTCGCGTCGGTCGACGCGGTGCCGACGCTGGTCTTCGACGAAGTGGACGCGGGCATCGGCGGCCGAACGGCGCAAGCCGTGGCCCAGAGGCTCGCCGCCATCGCCGCCTCGCGGCAAGTCATTTGCGTGACCCACCTCGCGCAAATCGCCACCATGGCCGACCATCACCTGCACATCGAGAAGACCGCTTCCGAGGAAAAGACCACCATCTCCGTCCAGCCGCTGTCGGGAGAGGCGCGGGTGGCGGAGATCGCCCGCATGCTGGCCGGCGTGTTGACCGACAGCACGCTGGCTCACGCCAAGGAGCTTCTGGCCTTGGCCGAAGCGTCCAAGAGCGCCAGCTGA
- a CDS encoding arginine repressor — MRQARHAAILRLIESRPVETQAELLALLQAEGFDVTQATVSRDIAQLGLVKVRTPGGRPRYAKPTAVDAEPADVLERTKRAFRDYVVDIAWAGHGIFIKTLSGRAHAVAAALDEWQPPGVLGTIAGDDAVLVLVRMDDAQPPPEAAAVMRRLQELRE, encoded by the coding sequence ATGCGACAAGCCAGACACGCAGCCATCCTGAGGCTGATTGAAAGCCGTCCCGTCGAGACGCAGGCGGAGCTGCTGGCGCTGCTGCAGGCCGAAGGTTTTGACGTGACGCAGGCAACGGTCTCGCGCGACATCGCGCAGCTCGGGCTGGTCAAGGTGCGCACGCCCGGAGGCCGCCCGCGCTACGCGAAGCCGACGGCGGTGGATGCGGAGCCCGCGGACGTGCTGGAGCGGACGAAGCGCGCCTTTCGGGATTACGTGGTGGACATCGCCTGGGCCGGGCACGGTATTTTCATCAAGACGCTGTCGGGCCGGGCTCACGCGGTGGCCGCCGCACTGGACGAATGGCAGCCGCCGGGCGTGCTCGGCACCATCGCGGGCGACGACGCGGTGCTGGTGTTGGTACGCATGGACGACGCCCAGCCGCCGCCTGAGGCGGCGGCGGTCATGCGCCGGCTGCAAGAGCTGCGGGAGTGA
- a CDS encoding NAD(+) kinase (catalyzes the phosphorylation of NAD to NADP): MTLDSVKRFGLMPHTGKDKALEVGRQALALLEAAGVQVVVEPEAASRLGREDLARPTAEWRSLDAVVVVGGDGALLRAARVIADRSAPLLAVKVGRLGFLTEVEHSELPAALSRLLAGHYAVEERMMLRARLYRDGRLVREMDALNDVVVNRGTIARIIRIEVRVSDELVFDFAGDGIVVATPTGSTGYSLSAGGPIVDPSVDALILTPICPHALATRSVVVPPDEQVAVRVTAPHTDITVTIDGQVAFGVSSGDVLRIDRAPQPVRLVRFGPRRLYRELRERLGQGTAQTMAEEGDLEPCDKPDTQPS, from the coding sequence ATGACGCTGGACTCAGTGAAACGATTCGGTCTCATGCCTCATACCGGAAAAGACAAGGCGCTGGAGGTCGGGCGCCAAGCGCTGGCGCTTTTGGAAGCGGCCGGCGTGCAGGTTGTCGTGGAACCGGAGGCCGCTTCCCGGCTGGGGCGAGAGGATTTGGCTCGCCCGACCGCGGAGTGGAGGTCATTGGATGCAGTCGTCGTCGTAGGGGGCGACGGGGCGCTGCTGCGGGCGGCTCGAGTCATCGCCGACCGGTCGGCCCCGCTGCTGGCCGTCAAGGTGGGGCGCCTCGGCTTTCTTACTGAAGTGGAGCATTCAGAGCTGCCGGCGGCGCTGTCGCGCCTTTTAGCCGGCCACTATGCCGTCGAGGAGCGCATGATGCTGCGGGCTCGCCTCTACCGCGACGGCCGGCTCGTGCGGGAGATGGACGCGCTCAACGACGTCGTCGTCAATCGCGGGACGATCGCCCGCATTATCCGCATTGAAGTGCGCGTCTCCGACGAGCTCGTTTTTGATTTTGCGGGCGACGGCATCGTCGTCGCCACGCCGACGGGCTCCACGGGCTACTCTCTGTCGGCGGGCGGCCCCATCGTCGACCCGAGCGTCGACGCTCTGATCTTGACGCCGATTTGTCCCCACGCGCTGGCGACGCGCTCGGTGGTGGTTCCGCCCGACGAGCAGGTGGCCGTGCGGGTGACGGCGCCGCACACCGATATTACGGTCACCATCGACGGCCAGGTCGCATTCGGCGTTTCGTCCGGCGACGTGCTGCGCATCGATCGGGCCCCGCAGCCGGTGCGGCTCGTGCGCTTCGGGCCGCGGCGCCTTTACCGCGAACTGCGTGAAAGGCTGGGACAGGGCACCGCGCAGACGATGGCGGAGGAAGGCGATCTGGAGCCATGCGACAAGCCAGACACGCAGCCATCCTGA
- a CDS encoding TlyA family rRNA (cytidine-2'-O)-methyltransferase — protein MSPARRRLDVLLVERGLFPSRQKAAAAIMAGLVYVEGRKAEKAGTMVPETASVEVRGQPSRYVSRGGVKLEKALHAFGWFPEGAVALDIGASTGGFTDCLLQHGAKRVYAVDVGYGQLHWQLRNDPRVVVMERTNARYLQPGDLPEPVDWIVIDVSFISLTKIVPAAASLIKPGGRLVCLVKPQFEAGPERVGPKGVVHDPAVHRDVLWSVLRSLAANGFSPEKVTYSPVRGPQGNIEYLVGAVRTAEGLAGDLDQTLWEERVAAVVAQAHAADLPTA, from the coding sequence GTGAGCCCGGCGCGCCGGCGACTGGACGTGCTGCTGGTAGAGCGGGGGCTGTTCCCGAGCCGGCAAAAAGCGGCGGCCGCCATCATGGCCGGCCTCGTCTACGTGGAGGGCCGCAAGGCGGAGAAGGCGGGCACCATGGTGCCGGAGACGGCGTCCGTCGAAGTGCGGGGGCAGCCGAGCCGGTACGTTAGCCGCGGGGGTGTCAAGCTGGAGAAGGCGCTGCACGCATTCGGCTGGTTTCCGGAAGGTGCCGTGGCTCTGGACATCGGCGCCTCGACGGGCGGTTTCACCGACTGCCTGCTGCAGCACGGCGCCAAGCGCGTCTATGCGGTGGACGTCGGCTACGGCCAGCTGCACTGGCAGCTGCGCAACGACCCTCGCGTCGTGGTGATGGAGCGCACCAACGCGCGCTATTTGCAGCCGGGCGATTTGCCGGAGCCGGTGGACTGGATCGTGATCGACGTGTCGTTCATCAGCCTGACGAAAATCGTCCCGGCGGCGGCGAGCCTCATCAAGCCTGGCGGGCGCCTGGTGTGCCTCGTCAAGCCGCAGTTTGAGGCCGGTCCCGAGCGGGTCGGGCCCAAAGGAGTGGTGCACGATCCCGCGGTGCACCGCGACGTCCTCTGGTCGGTTCTCCGGTCGCTGGCGGCCAACGGCTTTTCGCCCGAGAAGGTGACGTACTCGCCCGTGCGGGGGCCGCAAGGGAACATCGAATACCTGGTGGGCGCCGTGCGCACGGCGGAGGGGCTGGCCGGCGACCTGGACCAGACCCTCTGGGAGGAGCGGGTGGCCGCTGTCGTCGCGCAAGCGCATGCGGCCGATCTTCCAACCGCATAA
- the xseB gene encoding exodeoxyribonuclease VII small subunit: MAEVRHGAGAPGSEGQPLTFEEAFARLEDVVFKLSSGDASLEEALALFEEGVELARYCRKKLDEAEGRIRVLMEGPDGELREVEAPELEAWAPGEADEEP; this comes from the coding sequence ATGGCGGAGGTTAGGCACGGCGCGGGCGCGCCGGGCAGCGAGGGACAGCCGTTGACCTTCGAGGAGGCTTTTGCCCGCCTGGAAGACGTCGTGTTCAAGCTGTCCAGCGGCGACGCGAGCCTTGAGGAAGCGCTGGCCTTGTTCGAGGAAGGCGTGGAGCTGGCGCGCTACTGCCGCAAGAAGCTGGACGAGGCCGAAGGACGGATTCGCGTGTTGATGGAAGGCCCGGACGGCGAGCTGCGCGAGGTCGAGGCGCCGGAACTGGAGGCTTGGGCGCCGGGCGAGGCCGACGAGGAGCCGTGA